One genomic region from Halococcus qingdaonensis encodes:
- a CDS encoding ABC transporter ATP-binding protein → MDDSSEVAPDGGTLVAGGSSIEGRESSEDGRTEPDSALVGEELVLGYPTGGPVIDGESVSIPENRVTALVGPNGSGKSTLLQGLANQLDPDSGVVTLDGREIQSLGTKELARKLGLLSQESSLPASLTVESLAMHGRYPHRGAFDSPTEDDEAAVERALSLAGVDHLRERTLGSLSGGQKQLAWIAMALAQDTEVLLLDEPTTFLDLHHQLEVMEIVETLRAESDVTVVLVLHDLDQAARHAEHMLALVDGEIYARGPPSEVISEELLRDVFGVSATVEQGERGPHITPHRAVHED, encoded by the coding sequence ATGGACGATTCCAGCGAGGTCGCGCCGGACGGCGGTACGCTCGTCGCCGGCGGATCGTCGATAGAGGGGAGGGAGTCGTCGGAAGACGGCCGGACCGAGCCGGACAGCGCCCTCGTCGGCGAGGAGCTGGTGCTCGGCTATCCGACCGGTGGCCCGGTCATCGACGGCGAATCGGTGTCGATCCCTGAAAACCGCGTGACGGCGCTCGTCGGGCCGAACGGATCGGGGAAGAGTACGCTCCTCCAGGGACTCGCCAACCAGCTCGATCCCGATTCGGGTGTCGTCACGCTCGACGGCCGAGAGATCCAGTCGCTTGGAACGAAGGAGCTCGCCCGCAAACTCGGTTTGCTCTCCCAAGAGAGCAGCCTGCCGGCGAGCCTCACTGTCGAGAGCCTCGCCATGCACGGGCGCTACCCGCATCGCGGCGCGTTCGACTCGCCGACCGAGGACGACGAGGCGGCCGTCGAGCGTGCACTCTCGCTGGCGGGCGTCGACCACCTCCGCGAGCGGACCCTCGGCAGCCTCAGCGGCGGCCAGAAACAGCTCGCGTGGATCGCGATGGCGCTCGCCCAGGACACCGAAGTGCTGCTGCTCGACGAACCGACCACCTTCCTCGATCTCCATCACCAGTTGGAGGTGATGGAGATCGTCGAGACGCTGCGAGCCGAGAGCGACGTCACGGTCGTGCTCGTCCTCCACGATCTCGATCAGGCCGCTCGACACGCCGAACACATGCTCGCGCTCGTCGACGGTGAGATCTACGCCCGCGGACCACCGTCGGAAGTCATCTCTGAGGAACTTCTCCGTGACGTCTTCGGCGTTTCGGCGACCGTCGAGCAGGGCGAGCGCGGTCCGCACATCACGCCCCACCGCGCGGTGCACGAGGACTGA
- a CDS encoding ABC transporter substrate-binding protein translates to MSDRTGASPTRRGVIKGGSAMLAGGVLAGCTGNGAQSGANNGSSTDSTTSNGGSYTVGMAPMGDVSFEGAPESLFVVFSQYADMAVALGHGDAVNTIYSPELSGDVMGSYCARLDGVSPDWKGLSDPLADGLSKEKLYELDSDVHFLDPAYVSTQQNWKRADIDEIATNVGPWFGNFYSGTHDEPPKSYREKYQYYSLWDLFGKVARVLRERDRYRTLERMHSNVLSTIRSKLPPKEERPTAVRVTLNDDNSAFYTYHLNRPGYWLADTRPLGARDAFAQQEWSSLWGEVGYEAMLEADPDVILHLWSMSSKHDIDEVRERITSKPAGRDLTAIRNDRLYPSGMRYQGPIMNLFQLEMTAKQLYPEQFGDWPDYTSGDPYPEIPADEQLFDRQKLAAIIDGTA, encoded by the coding sequence ATGTCCGATCGCACGGGCGCGAGCCCCACGCGGAGAGGCGTGATCAAGGGCGGTAGCGCGATGCTCGCCGGTGGCGTGCTTGCGGGCTGTACTGGCAACGGAGCGCAGTCGGGCGCGAACAACGGTTCGTCGACTGACTCGACCACATCGAACGGTGGTTCCTACACTGTTGGAATGGCACCGATGGGCGACGTTTCGTTCGAGGGAGCCCCCGAATCCCTGTTCGTCGTGTTCTCGCAGTACGCGGACATGGCGGTCGCGCTCGGTCACGGCGACGCCGTGAACACGATCTACAGTCCGGAGCTTTCCGGTGACGTCATGGGCTCCTACTGTGCGCGCCTGGACGGCGTCTCGCCGGACTGGAAAGGACTTTCCGACCCGCTCGCCGACGGGCTGAGCAAGGAGAAGCTCTACGAACTCGACAGCGATGTCCACTTCCTCGATCCGGCGTACGTCTCGACCCAACAGAACTGGAAACGGGCCGATATCGACGAGATCGCGACAAACGTCGGCCCCTGGTTCGGGAACTTCTACAGCGGCACACACGACGAGCCGCCGAAATCCTATCGAGAGAAGTACCAGTATTACTCGCTCTGGGACCTGTTCGGCAAAGTCGCGCGCGTACTCCGGGAACGCGATCGCTACCGAACACTCGAACGGATGCATTCGAACGTGCTCTCGACGATCCGCTCGAAGCTCCCGCCGAAGGAGGAGCGCCCGACCGCCGTCCGCGTCACGCTCAACGACGACAACAGCGCCTTCTACACCTACCATCTCAACCGGCCCGGCTACTGGCTGGCCGATACCCGCCCGCTCGGAGCACGCGACGCCTTCGCCCAACAGGAATGGTCGAGTCTCTGGGGCGAAGTCGGCTACGAGGCCATGCTCGAAGCCGACCCCGACGTGATCCTCCATCTCTGGAGTATGTCGTCGAAACACGATATCGACGAAGTGCGCGAGCGCATCACGAGCAAGCCGGCAGGGCGGGACCTGACTGCGATCCGCAACGATCGCCTCTATCCGTCCGGAATGCGCTACCAGGGACCGATCATGAACCTCTTCCAGCTGGAGATGACCGCCAAACAGCTCTATCCCGAACAGTTCGGCGACTGGCCCGACTACACGAGCGGCGATCCGTATCCCGAGATTCCCGCTGACGAGCAGCTGTTCGACCGGCAGAAGCTCGCCGCCATCATCGATGGAACCGCCTAA
- a CDS encoding CaiB/BaiF CoA transferase family protein → MTGEARTADGDRGPLDGLTVLDASRVLAGPFCTMQLGDLGAEVIKVERPDTGDQTRGWQPPSYGDSDESAYYMSINRNKRSIALNLASEAGREVFRELAGEADVLVENFRVGKMEEWGLGYDDLLEANPELVYCSITGYGEWGPDSHRPAYDIIMQAEGGLMSITGEEGRVPVRVGVAIADIGAGMYATQGILAALLERELSGSGGQKLDISLFDGQVAWMTYMASNYFATGKPPSRMGSKHPTIAPYQAFETTDSYVVVAVASENLWPNFCTALDREDLTDDDRFATNEDRVANREALDSLLAEEFEQYDTDELLALFDEHDVPASDVHDMADVFADEQVAARGMHREIDHPTAGTVEMPGSPMHFSTTPTTIRQYPPRLGEHTRDLLDEAGYDAGEIQELVDADAVAPFED, encoded by the coding sequence ATGACCGGCGAAGCGCGCACGGCCGACGGCGATCGCGGGCCGCTCGACGGGCTGACGGTACTCGATGCCTCGCGCGTTCTCGCCGGCCCCTTCTGTACGATGCAGTTGGGCGATCTCGGCGCGGAGGTGATCAAGGTCGAGCGCCCCGACACCGGCGATCAGACTCGCGGCTGGCAGCCGCCCTCCTACGGCGACTCCGACGAAAGCGCCTACTACATGAGCATCAATCGGAACAAGCGCTCGATCGCGCTGAATCTCGCCTCGGAGGCGGGTCGCGAGGTGTTCCGCGAACTCGCCGGCGAGGCCGACGTGCTCGTCGAGAACTTCCGGGTGGGGAAGATGGAGGAGTGGGGTCTCGGTTACGACGACCTCCTGGAAGCGAACCCGGAACTCGTCTACTGTTCGATCACGGGCTACGGCGAGTGGGGACCAGACAGCCACCGCCCGGCCTACGACATCATCATGCAGGCCGAGGGTGGGCTGATGAGCATCACCGGCGAGGAGGGCAGAGTGCCGGTGCGCGTCGGCGTCGCCATCGCCGATATCGGCGCGGGGATGTACGCCACACAGGGGATCCTGGCGGCGCTGCTCGAACGCGAACTGAGTGGGTCAGGAGGCCAGAAACTCGATATCAGCCTGTTCGACGGCCAAGTGGCCTGGATGACGTACATGGCGTCTAACTACTTCGCGACCGGCAAGCCACCTTCCAGAATGGGCAGCAAACATCCGACGATCGCGCCCTACCAAGCGTTCGAAACCACCGACAGCTACGTCGTGGTGGCGGTCGCCTCCGAGAACCTCTGGCCGAACTTCTGTACGGCGCTCGATCGCGAGGATCTCACCGATGACGACCGGTTCGCGACCAACGAGGACCGGGTGGCCAACCGCGAGGCGCTCGATTCGTTGCTCGCCGAGGAATTCGAGCAATACGACACCGACGAACTGCTCGCCCTGTTCGACGAGCACGACGTGCCTGCGAGCGATGTCCACGACATGGCCGACGTCTTCGCCGACGAGCAGGTTGCGGCGCGCGGGATGCACAGGGAGATCGATCACCCGACCGCCGGGACCGTCGAGATGCCGGGCAGCCCGATGCATTTCTCGACCACGCCGACGACGATCCGCCAGTATCCGCCCCGCCTCGGCGAACACACTCGCGACCTCCTCGATGAAGCTGGCTACGACGCGGGAGAAATTCAGGAACTGGTCGACGCCGATGCCGTCGCTCCGTTCGAGGATTGA
- a CDS encoding thiamine pyrophosphate-binding protein, with amino-acid sequence MHVSTAVVERLRANGIDTVFGIPGKQSLPLNDGIDRADDIRYVVARHETAVSQAAWGYAETSGRLAATIVVPGPGDMNAMNGLKNAKNDCTPLLHIAIETEPELRGGDAIHETPPDIYDDIVKENLLVETAEATAAEIERAIMIAQTPPKGPVRIGVPKNFLKQDVAVASSTEYELSAPAEPDDVTAAAELLDEARKPIVVAGGGVRTAGAATELSAVAESLRAPIVTTYKGKGVVGGDHPLWLGTLSGSASPELDETLAAADAALVVGSDLDAVATSNWSAPLPDELVHVTLDANDIGTGYSPTIGIVADARATLDELEDRFGDGAGDGWDGAAEVAAVRDAYDERIADLLDAEREPPTSVACLRAVRRAIPDETVVSADAGGFRVWALNVFDAAGPRRYVNPGSWATMGTGLPAAIGAQLSNPEKPVLALCGDGGLMMAVHELHTAVAEDLPITTVVFNNDDYAIISEEAERSYGLESGAYGWPSAALDFPTIAEGMGMTALRADGIADLENRVAEAVGRDEPVLVEVRTDPDEPQASAFMEGA; translated from the coding sequence ATGCACGTCAGCACCGCCGTCGTCGAGCGACTTCGCGCGAACGGTATCGACACCGTCTTCGGCATCCCCGGCAAGCAGTCGCTCCCGCTGAACGACGGTATCGATCGCGCGGACGACATCCGCTACGTCGTCGCGCGCCACGAGACTGCCGTCAGCCAAGCGGCATGGGGCTACGCCGAGACCAGCGGTCGGCTGGCGGCGACGATCGTCGTGCCCGGCCCGGGCGACATGAACGCGATGAACGGGCTGAAGAACGCGAAAAACGACTGCACACCCCTTCTCCACATCGCCATCGAGACCGAGCCCGAACTCCGCGGCGGCGACGCCATCCACGAGACCCCGCCCGACATCTACGACGATATCGTCAAGGAGAACCTCCTCGTCGAGACTGCCGAGGCGACCGCCGCCGAGATCGAGCGCGCGATAATGATCGCGCAAACGCCGCCGAAGGGACCAGTCAGGATCGGGGTCCCGAAGAACTTCCTGAAGCAGGATGTAGCAGTCGCATCATCGACCGAATACGAACTGTCGGCTCCTGCCGAACCCGACGACGTCACCGCTGCGGCTGAACTGCTCGACGAAGCCCGAAAGCCGATCGTCGTCGCCGGCGGCGGCGTCAGAACCGCGGGAGCCGCCACCGAACTGAGCGCAGTCGCCGAGAGCCTGCGTGCGCCGATCGTGACGACGTACAAGGGAAAGGGCGTCGTCGGCGGTGATCACCCGCTCTGGCTCGGCACGCTCTCAGGTAGTGCCAGCCCGGAGCTCGACGAGACGCTGGCCGCCGCGGACGCCGCGCTCGTCGTCGGCTCGGATCTCGACGCGGTCGCCACGAGCAACTGGTCGGCACCGCTGCCCGACGAACTCGTTCACGTCACCCTCGATGCGAACGACATCGGTACCGGCTACAGTCCCACTATCGGTATCGTCGCCGACGCGCGCGCGACGCTCGACGAATTGGAGGACCGGTTCGGCGACGGCGCGGGCGACGGCTGGGACGGCGCTGCGGAAGTCGCGGCGGTCAGGGATGCCTACGACGAACGTATCGCCGATCTCCTCGACGCCGAGCGCGAACCGCCGACATCCGTGGCCTGCCTTCGAGCAGTTCGTCGCGCGATCCCCGACGAGACGGTCGTGAGCGCCGACGCGGGCGGCTTCCGGGTGTGGGCGCTCAACGTCTTCGACGCTGCCGGTCCGCGCCGGTACGTGAATCCCGGCTCGTGGGCGACGATGGGCACTGGACTACCCGCCGCCATCGGCGCGCAGCTGTCCAATCCCGAGAAACCTGTGCTGGCACTTTGTGGCGACGGCGGCCTGATGATGGCGGTCCACGAACTCCACACCGCGGTCGCCGAGGACCTCCCGATCACGACGGTCGTGTTCAACAACGACGATTACGCGATCATCAGCGAGGAGGCCGAGCGAAGCTACGGGCTCGAATCGGGGGCCTACGGCTGGCCGTCGGCCGCGCTCGACTTCCCGACGATCGCCGAGGGGATGGGCATGACCGCGCTCCGAGCCGACGGCATCGCGGACCTCGAAAACCGGGTTGCCGAGGCCGTCGGGCGTGACGAACCCGTGCTGGTCGAGGTCCGGACGGATCCCGACGAGCCACAGGCGAGCGCGTTCATGGAGGGAGCATGA
- the dpsA gene encoding DNA starvation/stationary phase protection protein DpsA, with product MSFQQSDSELRQEFGTVEESPALRIEEERAEQIIDALNADLAASYVLYHQLKKHHWNVEGAEFLELHRFLEEAYEDVEEQADAIAERAQAIGGVPVAGPTNLADHSYVDFEGEDVYDVRTSLRNDMEIFGDIVERFRDHIELANSLGDYATEEVLRDAIDDYEEHAHHLEHYLEDDTLVVDEATH from the coding sequence ATGAGCTTCCAACAGTCCGATTCCGAGCTCCGACAGGAGTTCGGGACCGTCGAGGAGTCACCGGCGCTCCGCATCGAAGAGGAGCGCGCAGAGCAGATCATCGATGCGCTGAACGCCGATCTCGCCGCGTCGTACGTGCTCTACCACCAGCTCAAGAAACACCACTGGAACGTCGAGGGTGCGGAGTTCCTCGAACTCCACCGGTTCCTCGAAGAAGCCTACGAGGACGTCGAGGAGCAGGCCGACGCCATCGCCGAGCGCGCGCAGGCGATCGGCGGCGTCCCGGTCGCCGGCCCGACGAATCTCGCCGATCACAGCTACGTCGACTTCGAGGGCGAAGACGTCTACGACGTCCGCACCTCGCTGCGCAACGACATGGAGATCTTCGGCGACATCGTCGAGCGGTTCCGCGACCACATCGAGCTCGCCAACAGTCTCGGCGACTACGCCACCGAGGAGGTCCTCAGGGACGCCATCGACGACTACGAGGAACACGCCCACCACCTCGAACACTACCTCGAAGACGACACGCTGGTGGTCGACGAAGCGACCCACTAA
- the lonB gene encoding ATP-dependent protease LonB translates to MSNDTDTDDAFPTESEIDSDSESGAETTVPSGEELGSDVDDEAIIEGQEDDLLGGLDIESTADIEIPDRLVDQVIGQDHARDVVMKAAKQRRHVMMIGTPGTGKSMLAKAMSQLLPKEDLQDVLVYHNPDDGNAPKVRTVPGGKGKQIIEAHKEEAQKRNQMRQFLMWIIIAIVLGYSLLIAGQVLLGILAAGVIYIAFKYSSRSTDAMIPNLLIDSSDTQTAPFKDATGAHAGALLGDVRHDPFQSGGMETPSHDRVESGAIHEANKGVLFLDEINTLDVRSQQKLMTAIQEGEFSITGQSERSSGAMVQTEPVPTDFVMVAAGNLDAMENMHPALRSRIKGYGYEVYMDDTIEDEPEMRRKYARFVAQEVDKDGRLPHFTRDAVEEMILEAQRRAGRKGHLSLKMRDLGGLVRVAGDIARAEEAEFTTREHVLQAKNRSRSIEQQLADTFIERRKDYEMTVAQGDVVGRINGLAVMGEDSGIVLPVMAEVTPSQGPGGVIATGQLKEMAEEAVQNVSAIIKKFSDENISEKDIHIQFVQTGQQGVDGDSASITVAAAVISALEDVPVDQNLAMTGSLSVRGDVLPVGGVTHKIEAAAKAGLERVIIPAANEQDVMIEDEYKDQIEVVPVSHISEVLEVALAGEGEKDGLVDRLKSITGQALDRQVGQQGTGSPSPQ, encoded by the coding sequence ATGAGCAACGACACCGACACCGACGACGCGTTCCCGACCGAGTCGGAGATCGACTCGGACTCGGAGTCGGGAGCCGAGACGACCGTGCCGTCAGGGGAGGAACTCGGCAGCGACGTCGACGACGAGGCCATCATCGAGGGGCAAGAGGACGACCTACTCGGGGGGCTCGACATCGAATCGACCGCCGACATCGAGATCCCCGACCGACTCGTCGATCAGGTCATCGGGCAGGATCACGCCCGTGACGTCGTGATGAAGGCGGCCAAGCAGCGCCGCCACGTCATGATGATCGGGACGCCCGGGACGGGCAAGTCGATGCTGGCCAAAGCGATGAGCCAGCTCCTGCCCAAGGAGGACCTCCAAGACGTTCTGGTCTATCACAACCCCGACGATGGCAACGCGCCGAAGGTCCGAACCGTGCCGGGCGGAAAGGGCAAACAGATCATCGAGGCGCACAAGGAGGAGGCCCAGAAGCGCAACCAGATGCGCCAGTTCCTGATGTGGATCATCATCGCCATCGTGCTGGGCTACTCGCTGCTGATCGCCGGGCAGGTACTGCTCGGCATTCTCGCCGCCGGCGTCATCTACATCGCCTTCAAGTACAGCTCCCGCAGCACGGACGCGATGATCCCGAACCTCCTGATCGACTCCTCGGACACCCAGACCGCCCCGTTCAAGGACGCGACGGGTGCCCACGCTGGCGCACTGCTCGGCGACGTCCGCCACGACCCGTTCCAGTCGGGCGGGATGGAGACGCCGAGCCACGACCGCGTCGAGTCGGGAGCGATCCACGAGGCCAACAAGGGCGTGCTGTTCCTCGACGAGATCAACACGCTCGACGTGCGCTCCCAGCAGAAGCTGATGACGGCGATCCAGGAGGGTGAGTTCAGTATTACTGGTCAGTCCGAGCGCTCCTCGGGTGCGATGGTCCAGACCGAACCCGTCCCGACGGACTTCGTCATGGTCGCCGCCGGGAACCTCGACGCGATGGAGAACATGCATCCGGCACTGCGCTCGCGGATCAAGGGCTACGGCTACGAGGTATACATGGACGACACCATCGAGGACGAGCCGGAGATGCGCCGCAAGTACGCCCGATTCGTCGCCCAAGAGGTCGACAAGGACGGGCGGCTCCCGCACTTCACGCGCGACGCCGTCGAGGAGATGATCCTCGAAGCCCAGCGCCGTGCGGGCCGGAAGGGACACCTCTCGCTCAAGATGCGTGACCTCGGCGGGCTCGTCCGCGTGGCGGGCGACATCGCTCGGGCGGAGGAGGCCGAGTTCACCACCCGCGAGCACGTTCTCCAGGCGAAGAACCGCTCGCGCTCGATCGAACAGCAGCTCGCCGATACGTTCATCGAGCGCCGCAAGGACTACGAGATGACCGTCGCACAGGGCGACGTCGTTGGCCGCATCAACGGGCTCGCCGTGATGGGCGAGGACTCGGGGATCGTCCTCCCCGTGATGGCCGAGGTCACCCCCTCGCAGGGCCCCGGTGGCGTGATCGCCACCGGCCAGCTCAAGGAGATGGCCGAGGAGGCCGTCCAGAACGTGTCGGCGATCATCAAGAAGTTCTCCGACGAGAACATCTCGGAGAAGGACATCCACATCCAGTTCGTTCAAACCGGGCAGCAGGGCGTCGACGGCGACTCGGCCTCGATCACCGTGGCCGCCGCCGTCATCAGCGCGCTGGAGGACGTGCCGGTCGATCAGAACCTCGCAATGACCGGTTCGCTGTCGGTCCGGGGCGACGTGCTCCCGGTCGGCGGCGTGACCCACAAGATCGAGGCCGCAGCCAAGGCCGGTCTCGAACGGGTCATCATCCCGGCGGCGAACGAACAGGACGTGATGATCGAGGACGAGTACAAGGATCAGATCGAGGTCGTCCCCGTCTCGCACATCAGCGAGGTGCTCGAAGTCGCCCTCGCCGGCGAGGGCGAGAAGGACGGGCTGGTCGACCGCCTGAAGTCGATCACCGGCCAGGCGCTCGACCGACAGGTCGGCCAGCAGGGCACCGGCAGCCCCAGCCCGCAGTAA
- a CDS encoding CPBP family intramembrane glutamic endopeptidase — MARWAVFAGLTALVLVLLLALARVSQVASHEAAPTNEAPASVSEHAEPEDHPESAPHQEAESRPDAEQRPEAERPKREPQEPASLSTGLLLANVALSQGLFLVVLLGSAWYTRIPLGALGAAPAINGFQELAVGVALGVGLYLANEIGSRAAKAVGIEVPEQLRESLAPDSTGGWVVLLGVVLPTIAVFEEFLFRAALVGAFSTGFSLSPWLLALLSSLAFALGHGAQGVLGMVVTGSLGFVLAGAFVVTGSLLVVVVAHYLINALEFAVNESSLG; from the coding sequence GTGGCCCGTTGGGCGGTCTTCGCGGGGCTGACCGCCCTCGTTCTCGTTTTGTTACTCGCGCTCGCGCGCGTTTCCCAGGTGGCGAGCCACGAGGCCGCCCCGACGAACGAAGCGCCAGCGAGTGTTTCCGAACACGCCGAGCCAGAAGATCATCCGGAGTCAGCACCCCACCAGGAAGCGGAGTCCCGTCCGGACGCCGAACAGCGTCCGGAAGCGGAGCGCCCGAAACGCGAACCACAGGAACCCGCATCGCTGTCGACGGGGCTACTGCTCGCGAACGTCGCGCTCTCGCAGGGACTCTTCCTCGTCGTTCTGCTCGGAAGCGCGTGGTACACGCGGATCCCGCTCGGGGCGCTCGGTGCGGCACCGGCGATCAACGGGTTCCAGGAACTCGCCGTCGGCGTCGCGCTCGGCGTCGGACTGTATCTCGCCAACGAGATCGGTTCGCGTGCGGCGAAGGCCGTCGGCATCGAGGTGCCCGAGCAGTTGCGTGAATCGCTCGCGCCCGATTCGACCGGTGGCTGGGTCGTGCTGCTCGGCGTCGTCCTGCCGACGATCGCCGTCTTCGAGGAGTTCCTCTTCCGGGCGGCGCTCGTCGGCGCGTTCTCGACGGGCTTTTCGCTCTCACCGTGGCTGCTGGCACTGCTCTCGTCGCTCGCGTTCGCGCTCGGCCACGGCGCGCAGGGTGTGCTCGGCATGGTCGTCACGGGGAGCCTCGGCTTCGTGCTCGCGGGTGCGTTCGTCGTGACCGGAAGCCTGCTCGTCGTGGTGGTCGCTCACTACCTCATCAACGCGCTGGAGTTCGCCGTCAACGAAAGTTCGCTCGGATAG
- a CDS encoding ABC transporter substrate-binding protein, which yields MQRRRFLTGVTATTGALLAGCAGGASESGDGNGSDRTTGSTTGTTTGGSTTDANSGGNGAYSVSMAPMGEVTFESVPQTWVANNGSWADMGAALGVEPPKALWLPERYHTQYYDGIPGISVDTSKMTTLFGDGGSVSKETYYQLDGDVHVQDPTFLLNRAKNWKRADIDEITTNVAPFVGNTGFSRGYSWHENYRYYSLYDAFGKLAKVFKREQRYNAFSKLHDGFQSQLSNIVPSKSERPAVAILWAGGNQPEKFSPYLIGKGTSFKQWRDLEVRDALAETDVENFHASRAEIDYETLLEIDPEMLLLRGHEDQTATKFQGTVVQFLRDHDIASDLTAVKNGDVYRGGPLYQGPITNLVLTERAAKQVYGVSKELFDRKRVADIVAGKFSQ from the coding sequence ATGCAACGACGACGCTTTCTGACCGGCGTGACGGCGACGACTGGCGCGCTGCTGGCCGGCTGTGCCGGCGGGGCCAGCGAGAGCGGCGACGGCAACGGGAGCGACCGCACGACCGGATCTACCACCGGAACGACGACGGGTGGATCGACGACTGATGCCAATTCCGGCGGCAACGGTGCTTACAGCGTCTCGATGGCACCGATGGGCGAGGTCACGTTCGAGAGCGTCCCGCAGACGTGGGTCGCGAACAATGGCAGCTGGGCCGACATGGGCGCTGCCCTCGGCGTCGAACCGCCGAAGGCGCTCTGGCTGCCCGAGCGCTACCACACCCAGTATTACGACGGGATTCCCGGCATCTCGGTCGACACTTCGAAGATGACAACTCTGTTCGGCGACGGCGGTAGCGTGAGTAAGGAGACGTACTACCAGCTCGACGGCGACGTCCACGTTCAGGATCCGACCTTCCTGCTGAATCGTGCCAAGAACTGGAAACGGGCCGATATCGACGAGATCACGACCAACGTCGCGCCGTTCGTCGGCAACACCGGCTTCTCGCGGGGCTACTCGTGGCACGAGAACTACCGCTACTACTCGCTGTACGATGCGTTCGGGAAGCTCGCCAAGGTGTTCAAGCGCGAGCAGCGATACAACGCGTTCTCGAAGCTCCACGACGGGTTTCAGTCGCAGCTCTCGAATATCGTCCCGTCGAAAAGCGAGCGTCCGGCGGTCGCCATCCTTTGGGCCGGCGGCAACCAGCCAGAGAAATTCAGTCCGTATCTCATCGGCAAGGGAACCAGTTTCAAGCAGTGGCGCGATCTCGAGGTGCGCGACGCGCTCGCCGAGACCGATGTCGAGAACTTCCACGCGTCACGGGCGGAGATCGATTACGAGACGCTGTTGGAGATCGACCCCGAGATGCTCCTCCTGCGCGGCCACGAGGATCAGACCGCAACGAAGTTCCAGGGCACTGTCGTGCAGTTCCTTCGCGACCACGATATCGCGAGCGATCTCACCGCAGTCAAAAACGGTGATGTCTATCGTGGCGGGCCGCTGTACCAGGGGCCGATCACGAACCTCGTGCTCACCGAACGCGCCGCGAAACAGGTCTACGGCGTCTCGAAGGAACTGTTCGACCGCAAGCGCGTCGCGGACATCGTCGCCGGAAAGTTCTCGCAGTAA